A stretch of Microbacterium sp. LWH3-1.2 DNA encodes these proteins:
- a CDS encoding FAD-binding monooxygenase, with product MQFHHHGYVSGDPRIQDAAGTGVDRPAELPDEMDVLIVGSGPAGMLLAAQMSQFPGVTTRMIERRDGRLVLGQADGIQPRSVETFQAFGFAERIIAEAYNIAWMNFWGPDPDNPRNIVRTARTEDYAFKISEFPHLIVNQARVLDYFAEAAAHGPGRIVPDYGIEFLGLTVHEDGEYPVEVRVRHVAGERAGEERTVRATYVVGCDGARSGVREAIGRKHVGQFAAHAWGVMDVLVNTDFPDWRIKCAINSEAGNILHIPREGGYLSRMYIDLGEVAADDNHHVRQTPIEEIIRRANEILHPYTLDVKQVAWHSVYEVGHRVTDKFDDVDVDQGHDPRVFLTGDACHTHSAKAGQGMNVSMQDGFNLGWKLGHVLAGLSPASLLSTYSAERQPVAQQLIDFDREWSALMARKPEEISDPQELATFYLGTAEFPSGFMTQYGQSMIVTDAAHQALAEGFPLGKRFKSVEVVRVCDGNAVHLGHHAKADGRWRIYAFADSPAAGEASVLSDWVAFMAAPESPVRRFTPEGADVDAVFDVKVVYQQAHEDVDITRVPDLFLPKTGPLGLTDWEKVYAAAPSAWTAGDIFEERGLSRDGVVVVVRPDQYVAAVLPLTATDELEAFLAGAFVDQHAPAFADVLK from the coding sequence ATGCAGTTCCACCACCACGGCTACGTCTCCGGCGACCCGCGCATTCAGGACGCGGCCGGCACCGGCGTCGACCGGCCCGCCGAGCTGCCCGACGAGATGGACGTGCTGATCGTCGGATCGGGCCCCGCGGGCATGCTCCTCGCAGCGCAGATGTCGCAGTTCCCGGGCGTCACGACCCGAATGATCGAGCGCCGCGACGGGCGCCTCGTGCTCGGCCAGGCCGACGGCATCCAGCCGCGCAGCGTCGAGACGTTCCAGGCGTTCGGGTTCGCGGAGCGCATCATCGCCGAGGCCTACAACATCGCCTGGATGAACTTCTGGGGTCCCGACCCCGACAACCCCCGCAACATCGTCCGCACCGCGCGCACCGAGGACTACGCGTTCAAGATCAGCGAGTTCCCGCACCTCATCGTGAACCAGGCGCGCGTGCTGGACTACTTCGCCGAGGCCGCCGCGCACGGCCCGGGGCGGATCGTGCCGGACTACGGCATCGAGTTCCTCGGTCTCACCGTGCACGAGGACGGGGAGTACCCCGTCGAGGTGCGTGTGCGGCACGTTGCGGGCGAGCGCGCGGGCGAGGAGCGCACCGTGCGCGCCACGTACGTCGTCGGCTGCGACGGCGCGCGCAGCGGAGTGCGCGAGGCGATCGGCCGCAAGCACGTCGGGCAGTTCGCCGCGCACGCCTGGGGCGTGATGGACGTCCTCGTGAACACGGACTTCCCGGACTGGCGCATCAAGTGCGCGATCAACTCCGAGGCCGGCAACATCCTCCACATCCCGCGCGAGGGCGGCTACCTCAGTCGCATGTACATCGACCTCGGCGAGGTCGCGGCCGATGACAACCACCACGTGCGCCAGACGCCGATCGAGGAGATCATCCGCAGGGCGAACGAGATCCTGCACCCGTACACCCTCGACGTGAAGCAGGTCGCCTGGCACAGCGTCTACGAGGTCGGCCACCGCGTCACCGACAAGTTCGACGATGTCGACGTCGACCAGGGCCATGACCCGCGCGTCTTCCTCACCGGCGACGCCTGCCACACGCACAGCGCGAAGGCCGGCCAGGGGATGAACGTCTCGATGCAGGACGGCTTCAACCTCGGCTGGAAGCTCGGTCACGTGCTCGCCGGCCTCAGCCCCGCATCGCTGCTGTCGACGTACTCGGCCGAGCGTCAGCCGGTCGCGCAGCAGCTCATCGACTTCGATCGCGAGTGGTCGGCCCTCATGGCCCGAAAGCCCGAGGAGATCTCCGACCCCCAGGAACTCGCCACGTTCTACCTCGGCACCGCCGAGTTCCCGTCGGGCTTCATGACGCAGTACGGCCAGTCGATGATCGTGACGGATGCTGCGCACCAGGCGCTCGCCGAGGGGTTCCCGCTCGGCAAGCGCTTCAAGTCGGTCGAGGTGGTCCGTGTGTGCGACGGCAACGCCGTGCACCTCGGACACCACGCCAAGGCCGACGGTCGCTGGCGGATCTACGCCTTCGCCGACTCGCCCGCCGCGGGCGAGGCATCCGTCCTCTCCGACTGGGTCGCGTTCATGGCCGCGCCCGAGTCGCCCGTGCGGCGCTTCACGCCGGAAGGCGCCGACGTCGACGCGGTCTTCGACGTCAAGGTCGTCTACCAGCAGGCGCACGAGGACGTGGACATCACCCGCGTGCCCGACCTGTTCCTGCCCAAGACCGGACCCCTCGGGCTCACCGACTGGGAGAAGGTCTACGCGGCCGCGCCGAGCGCCTGGACCGCCGGCGACATCTTCGAGGAGCGCGGCCTCTCGCGCGACGGCGTGGTCGTCGTCGTGCGTCCCGACCAGTACGTGGCGGCCGTGCTCCCGCTCACCGCGACCGACGAGCTCGAGGCATTCCTCGCCGGCGCATTCGTCGACCAGCACGCTCCGGCATTCGCGGACGTCCTCAAATGA